A stretch of the Acyrthosiphon pisum isolate AL4f chromosome A2, pea_aphid_22Mar2018_4r6ur, whole genome shotgun sequence genome encodes the following:
- the LOC100168195 gene encoding venom serine carboxypeptidase, with protein MRLVAAMLASPVLAAVLCLFVCSQTIVAMAPGGGSSDGALYLTPLIQAGRIKEARAACNVKPPTAAVESYSGYLTVDEKHGSNMFFWFFPAMSGAPDAPVMLWLQGGPGASSLYALFNEHGPFSLAKTHGLKLRNHTWVATHSVIYLDNPVGTGYSFTADDEGYSVNQASVGRNVYNALVQFFTLFHEYQNNDFYVTGESYAGKYVPAVSYFIHLNNPGAKVKINLKGLAIGNGLVDPINQLVYSEYLYQHGFVDEYGKQEMEELESTARVQILRNDFQGAFRSFDKLILNSDIYPYPSLFQNLTGMQYQFNMLWDRDPTPYGDWVKYVQEPFMREVLHVGQRPLNNGALVERHLANDMMQSVGSWLATLLDAGQYRVLLYSGQLDIIVPYRGTMNMAQSLKWSGAERFHNATRTIWRVGHENATVVAGYATTSGPLTVLLVRDAGHMVPADQPIWGLDLINRFTTGKPF; from the exons ATGCGTTTAGTGGCGGCGATGTTAGCGTCACCGGTGCTGGCCGCGGTCCTCTGCTTGTTCGTCTGCAGTCAGACAATCGTGGCGATGGCACCTGGTGGCGGCAGTAGCGATGGAGCCCTATACTTGACGCCCCTGATACAGGCAGGCCGGATCAAGGAGGCGCGGGCCGCGTGCAATGTGAAACCCCCGACGGCGGCTGTCGAGAGCTACTCCGGTTACCTGACTGTGGACGAGAAGCACGGTTCCAACATGTTCTTTTGGTTCTTCCCGGCAATGAGCGGCGCCCCGGACGCACCCGTCATGCTGTGGCTGCAAGGAGGCCCGGGTGCGTCCAGTCTCTACGCCTTGTTCAACGAGCACGGCCCGTTCTCGCTAGCCAAGACCCATGGTCTCAAGCTGCGCAACCACACGTGGGTAGCCACACACTCAGTGATATACCTGGACAACCCGGTGGGCACAGGGTACAGCTTCACCGCAGACGACGAAGGTTACAGCGTCAACCAGGCATCCGTCGGTCGCAACGTGTACAATGCCTTGGTACAGTTCTTCACGCTGTTCCACGAGTACCAGAACAACGATTTCTACGTGACCGGCGAATCGTATGCGGGCAAGTATGTACCAGCCGTGTCATACTTCATCCACCTCAACAACCCCGGGGCCAAGGTCAAGATCAACCTCAAGGGGCTGGCCATCGGCAACGGTTTGGTTGACCCCATCAACCAGTTGGTGTACAGTGAATACCTGTATCAGCACGGGTTCGTCGATg AGTACGGTAAACAAGAGATGGAAGAGCTGGAGAGCACGGCCCGTGTCCAAATCCTCCGCAATGACTTCCAAGGCGCTTTCCGGTCTTTCGACAAACTTATACTGAACAGCGACATCTATCCATATCCGTCACTGTTCCAGAACCTGACTGGCATGCAATACCAATTCAACATGCTGTGGGACCGAGACCCGACGCCGTACGGTGACTGGGTTAAGTACGTGCAAGAGCCGTTCATGCGGGAAGTACTGCACGTGGGCCAGCGGCCGCTAAACAACGGCGCGCTGGTCGAACGCCACCTGGCCAATGACATGATGCAGTCGGTGGGCTCGTGGCTGGCCACCCTGCTGGACGCCGGCCAGTACCGAGTTCTGTTGTACTCCGGACAGCTGGACATCATCGTACCTTACCGGGGCACGATGAACATGGCGCAGTCACTGAAGTGGTCGGGTGCGGAAAGATTCCATAACGCGACACGAACCATTTGGCGGGTGGGCCACGAGAACGCGACCGTCGTGGCTGGTTACGCGACCACGTCCGGTCCGCTGACCGTGTTGCTGGTCAGGGACGCCGGTCACATGGTACCGGCAGACCAGCCAATCTGGGGCCTGGACCTGATCAACCGATTCACTACTGGCAAACCGTTTTGA